In Zobellia roscoffensis, the following are encoded in one genomic region:
- a CDS encoding DUF7832 domain-containing protein, translating into MKIFLYDVEANHELQDEELNLQEGLKEFYELSDVEGSFFGIKTESKPIQFTWEGEDKWVVDIPYDMEKHICLQKYATYDECVEIVKSIFSGTAPEKIKGLVQFNIMTETLDEILTKNPNFPGYYNAKKDASVYDDCKWHIANDFPKDLPKEAALTHMGMFMGWALDKGFESDLLKERFNENIDKFKNREITGAKFLKLSSDSRLAAKNLNPNTNRFAEFYYGTNAYFDDYIDLSDDENETVFHEPDTWQKYEIVKKMIDEKYEEWTFKN; encoded by the coding sequence GTGAAAATATTTTTATATGATGTGGAGGCCAATCATGAGCTTCAAGATGAAGAATTGAACCTTCAAGAGGGTTTAAAAGAGTTTTACGAACTATCGGATGTTGAGGGTTCTTTTTTTGGAATTAAAACGGAATCAAAACCGATACAATTTACGTGGGAGGGTGAGGACAAATGGGTAGTTGATATCCCATACGATATGGAAAAACATATATGTCTTCAAAAATACGCCACTTACGACGAATGTGTGGAAATTGTGAAGTCGATTTTCTCCGGAACTGCTCCCGAAAAAATAAAGGGTCTTGTTCAGTTCAATATCATGACGGAAACCCTAGATGAAATTTTAACCAAAAACCCCAACTTTCCTGGATACTATAATGCTAAAAAAGATGCCTCAGTCTACGACGATTGCAAATGGCACATTGCAAACGATTTTCCAAAAGACCTCCCGAAAGAAGCTGCACTAACACATATGGGCATGTTTATGGGCTGGGCCCTGGATAAAGGATTTGAAAGTGATTTATTAAAAGAACGTTTTAACGAAAACATAGATAAATTCAAGAATAGGGAAATTACTGGTGCTAAATTTCTTAAACTATCCTCTGATTCGCGATTGGCCGCTAAAAATTTGAACCCTAACACCAACAGATTTGCGGAGTTCTACTATGGAACCAATGCATATTTTGATGACTATATTGATTTATCGGACGATGAAAATGAAACTGTTTTTCACGAACCAGACACATGGCAGAAGTACGAAATTGTTAAAAAAATGATAGATGAAAAATATGAAGAATGGACTTTTAAGAATTGA
- a CDS encoding Imm30 family immunity protein: METEKEVKRLIANRLMRSDEEIENFEEAMNALYRVNDIDNIKFYCQAFDDNTEDRAVMFSLIHGIEAYDQIFGTDRATEKFLESIHFMKEKAKEWLETMVLRVLNDDASRKEMIQQVKLENISSENLMLLKQVIENLIKRNPNKFEANGIEVLNAF; the protein is encoded by the coding sequence ATGGAAACAGAGAAAGAAGTTAAGAGATTAATAGCTAATCGCTTAATGCGCTCAGATGAAGAAATCGAAAATTTTGAAGAGGCAATGAATGCATTATATAGAGTTAATGATATAGACAATATAAAATTCTATTGCCAGGCGTTTGATGATAATACAGAAGATCGTGCAGTGATGTTTTCTTTGATTCACGGAATCGAGGCATATGATCAAATTTTTGGTACTGACAGGGCCACAGAAAAGTTTTTAGAGTCAATTCATTTTATGAAAGAAAAAGCTAAAGAATGGTTAGAAACAATGGTGCTTAGAGTTTTAAATGATGATGCGTCAAGAAAGGAAATGATACAACAGGTGAAACTAGAAAATATAAGTTCAGAAAATTTGATGCTATTAAAGCAGGTAATCGAAAATCTTATAAAAAGAAACCCAAATAAATTTGAAGCTAATGGTATAGAGGTTTTAA